One window of the Paenibacillus beijingensis genome contains the following:
- a CDS encoding S-layer homology domain-containing protein, translating to MKLKIWKRWVLMCTVSCLLFSLLVPGLKVANADAPQIDYTKVPELLITELVPDSSNVPNFSPATDAFEFIEVYNNSSQPVNLKDYQLVYHYGTTDNVWTAVSGGEVFVAPQQSIVLWVMNSNNTSQTAEAFNANYGTSLQENVDLFRVSGGGGMANGSARDLIFKDSSGNIVVSASYQTDEQTQKDKGIFYSYSVDGSTAMSMITTGAMAAGLSAATPGTLDASQIPLHPSDYIAPPQQSDLQIGHTPAAEAPDNQDVAIAATVTGSTYTVTASVYYKTDIQMDYAFTAMNPADGSTFIGSIPHLALAAGNSLQYYIQALDGSYSTVNTNIYTVPIRKTAVEPAELSLLITELVPDSSNVPNYSPATDGYEFIEVYNNTNDPVNFKDFSLYYRNGSTDTLWPVQYTGDVTIPAHEPIVLWVINNANLGATEQDFNNNFNTSLVENTNLFRVSGGGMANGGPRDLLIKSSSGKEIVKASYQNDSQTEPNKGIFYQYPAGTGHDMTMMDNPGTIPATPGSVDEAQVVPKVPNPTLVINHTPVPQASKNADLTLTAAITDPEMAADDTVTASVYYKTSSQQFFSFVPMTTDGNSYQGVVPKSAFREPGLQYYIAAKDKNNNVKTDLYNVALDVTPDETKAPPMLITELVPDSNNVITSDDGEFIEVYNNTDQTIQFKDYKIYYRYPDSGTAADVIWASDREDLQIEAGKTMVFWVINSGNSGQSVADFNAAYNTNLVENKDIVKVYADGMANGSKRGVAVGTNTHEDIVSAYYDGSVQSVSLDGKVIKEVAAGKGIYYKYPSDGIATMLKYSVGTKNATPGTVEAEQLPSQPIHLPEDSVEPTIADHTGKTEVSQSDKLELLADVKDDKRILSVSAYYKSDLNTVYTKRNLTPDFNDTMYHQLLTIPDLLGKKYIDYYFEASDGTHTVTSPVTRVSIKEGGSRAPLRLNVKDGDVLSGTSVLKGTAENAGPDTLQLKIDGMLIDDTYHALENEAYFAFEANDVNYYFKNAVTMGQEILYTFMDPITTYTTLSYPIEADRLKEGSNLIAIRAGTKTGPFDERPEENKDDFKVRNVRLVLTDGTVIYDPLYAEQLKVLKIGDSGDTNRYFEFNFNIPADRLHSKAYNWSTNEAADGEHTVELTAADNSKVTAKVIVDNTAPTVNATVTEGETYRGEFTIDAAITDALAGVASTTVTLDGAEITLPYATSSGALAGGEHTLVITAKDKVGNTAEKTIKFNVPNENPDSPELVSPWNGAAVTDSSVNLSVKVKDPTNDALDVSFFKGFKYDANSKTGFTGFQGQSDIEPPKQIQTDGETEMNASDYQQISAADGQYLKNDSTTKFPYHRFDIKLDSSVKETDIVDITWQGKSLNERQVSLYAWQPASGQWQMLDTIVAGVSDFTLKAMVNAGDFNSNGTIHVMVQDQIASNQGDPPAKEDPYEYTFVWMSDTQYYSASYPWIYEGNTQWIADHQQELNIKYVIHTGDIVDNAEEEYQWDNANKAMKTLEDAKIPYGVLAGNHDVSHQTGDYTNYYKHYGDHRFKDQPTFGGSYKNNRGHYDLISAGGTDFIIVYMGWGINNEDIDWMQKVVSEHPDRKAILCFHEYMLVSNNRAPIAEKVFERVVKPNKNVIAALSGHYHDAETLIDKIDDDGDGVPDREVYQMLADYQGAPEGGLGYIRLMQFDPQTNKIHMKSYSPYLNDYNFYDPKEFPDKDEYDMNVDLNPMLKRVETDYFGARVYTDQFIGQAENVPSGQQASAMWSGLESNKYYEWFALAHDDYSGITLSDIWGFATGEINPGNPNPGNPGPENPNPGNPSPGNPNPGNPNPGNPNPENPNPGNPNPGNPNPENPNPENPNPGNPSPGNPSPGNPSPSNPSSSASGDSSGTVRTGNALTVTSRTDGTFALGGADLKAAVAQAVSGQVEIKLNAAAGGGANATLQLNGEGISQAQQSGVTLKIVTPQATIEMPAGALPNGLSSSDSIVLSIDTRPNGTGQNEISGLIANDSGYRSTGRIYNLNLTLIQGNKETAIHTLAKPVTIRQTLSADQLSGIDKEYAGVYYLNNGKLEYVGGSFEGNELVFTTGHFSTFTLLEYRKNFADMKGNWANSYVQKLAAKHIVTGLDDTRYAPNQAVTRADFAILAVRALGYDKPQGASNFKDVPAGAYFAGYVAKAAELGLIKGEGGSYRPQSNITREEAMVILIRAYEAKTGAKAPHTTGSVPFADMKDASSWALQAIGAGQSLGLVSGKEGNRFDPKDQVTRAEIAKMIYGLLNTKA from the coding sequence TTGAAATTGAAAATTTGGAAACGTTGGGTGCTGATGTGCACGGTAAGCTGCTTGTTATTCAGCTTGCTCGTACCTGGCTTAAAGGTAGCCAACGCGGATGCTCCACAAATTGATTACACGAAAGTACCGGAGCTTCTCATTACCGAGCTTGTTCCCGACAGCTCGAACGTGCCGAACTTTTCCCCCGCAACAGACGCCTTCGAGTTTATCGAAGTGTACAACAATTCCAGCCAGCCTGTAAACCTGAAAGACTATCAATTAGTCTACCATTACGGTACGACCGATAACGTTTGGACTGCTGTCTCAGGAGGGGAAGTTTTTGTTGCGCCGCAGCAATCGATCGTCCTGTGGGTCATGAACAGCAACAATACGAGCCAAACGGCTGAGGCATTCAACGCCAACTACGGCACGAGCCTTCAGGAAAATGTCGACCTGTTCCGCGTGAGCGGCGGCGGCGGTATGGCCAACGGCAGTGCGAGAGACCTAATCTTTAAAGACAGCTCGGGGAATATTGTCGTTTCGGCTTCTTACCAAACCGACGAACAGACGCAGAAGGATAAAGGAATTTTTTACTCCTATTCGGTTGATGGAAGCACGGCCATGTCGATGATCACGACGGGAGCGATGGCGGCCGGCCTTTCGGCAGCTACGCCGGGAACGTTGGATGCTTCGCAGATCCCGTTGCATCCTTCGGATTACATCGCGCCGCCTCAGCAATCCGATCTGCAGATTGGGCATACGCCTGCCGCAGAGGCGCCCGACAATCAGGATGTTGCGATTGCCGCTACGGTCACGGGCAGCACTTATACGGTCACGGCCTCCGTATATTACAAAACGGACATCCAAATGGACTATGCTTTTACAGCGATGAATCCAGCGGACGGCAGCACGTTCATTGGATCGATCCCACACCTGGCGCTTGCCGCAGGGAATTCGCTGCAATATTATATTCAGGCGCTTGACGGCAGCTATTCAACGGTCAATACGAATATATATACCGTACCAATCCGGAAAACAGCCGTTGAACCGGCAGAGCTTTCGCTGCTCATTACCGAGCTTGTGCCCGACAGTTCGAACGTACCGAACTATTCCCCTGCAACAGACGGTTACGAGTTTATTGAAGTTTACAATAACACGAACGATCCGGTGAACTTCAAAGACTTCTCGCTTTATTACCGTAACGGCAGCACCGACACGTTATGGCCGGTTCAGTATACGGGAGACGTAACGATTCCGGCTCATGAACCGATCGTACTTTGGGTTATTAACAACGCAAATCTAGGTGCAACGGAACAGGATTTCAACAACAATTTCAACACTTCACTTGTCGAGAATACGAATCTTTTCCGCGTGAGCGGCGGAGGCATGGCAAATGGCGGTCCGCGCGACTTGCTCATTAAGAGCAGCAGCGGCAAAGAGATCGTGAAAGCTTCTTATCAGAACGATAGCCAAACCGAACCGAATAAGGGCATCTTTTATCAATATCCGGCCGGAACGGGTCATGATATGACGATGATGGACAACCCGGGTACGATTCCAGCGACTCCAGGCTCCGTGGATGAAGCGCAAGTTGTGCCAAAGGTACCGAACCCAACACTTGTCATCAACCACACGCCGGTTCCGCAGGCATCGAAAAATGCGGACCTCACGTTAACGGCTGCGATCACCGATCCTGAAATGGCGGCGGACGATACCGTGACGGCGTCGGTCTATTACAAAACAAGCTCCCAGCAGTTTTTCAGCTTTGTGCCTATGACGACAGACGGCAATTCTTATCAAGGGGTCGTGCCGAAAAGCGCATTCCGCGAGCCGGGGCTGCAGTACTACATTGCTGCCAAAGACAAGAACAATAACGTAAAGACCGACTTGTATAACGTTGCGCTCGACGTAACGCCGGACGAAACGAAAGCTCCGCCGATGCTCATTACCGAGCTTGTTCCCGACAGCAATAACGTGATAACTTCGGACGACGGGGAGTTTATCGAGGTTTATAACAATACCGATCAAACGATTCAATTCAAAGACTATAAAATTTACTACCGTTATCCGGATTCTGGTACGGCTGCCGACGTGATTTGGGCGTCCGACCGCGAGGATTTGCAAATCGAAGCCGGAAAAACGATGGTGTTCTGGGTCATCAACAGCGGCAACTCCGGTCAAAGCGTTGCCGATTTCAATGCGGCCTACAATACGAATCTTGTCGAAAATAAAGATATCGTTAAAGTTTACGCGGACGGCATGGCGAACGGATCCAAGCGCGGCGTCGCCGTCGGAACGAATACGCACGAGGACATCGTGTCCGCTTACTATGACGGATCGGTTCAATCGGTTTCCCTTGACGGAAAGGTCATTAAAGAGGTAGCAGCCGGCAAAGGCATCTATTACAAGTATCCGTCCGACGGAATCGCGACGATGCTGAAATACAGCGTCGGCACGAAAAATGCCACTCCGGGAACGGTGGAGGCGGAACAGCTGCCTTCGCAGCCGATCCATTTGCCGGAAGACAGCGTGGAGCCTACAATCGCCGACCATACGGGCAAAACGGAAGTAAGCCAGTCCGACAAGCTTGAATTGCTTGCGGACGTAAAGGACGACAAGCGGATTTTATCGGTGTCCGCCTATTACAAATCGGATCTGAATACCGTATATACGAAACGGAATTTGACTCCGGATTTCAACGATACGATGTACCATCAGCTGCTGACAATACCGGATCTGCTCGGCAAGAAATATATCGACTATTATTTCGAAGCGTCCGACGGCACGCATACGGTCACGTCTCCGGTGACGCGCGTCTCCATTAAGGAAGGCGGCAGCCGCGCTCCGCTTCGCTTAAACGTGAAGGACGGCGACGTTCTGTCGGGCACCAGCGTCCTTAAAGGAACGGCGGAAAATGCCGGACCGGATACGCTGCAGCTGAAGATCGACGGCATGTTGATCGATGATACGTATCACGCGCTCGAAAACGAAGCTTACTTCGCTTTCGAGGCCAATGACGTCAATTATTACTTCAAAAACGCGGTTACGATGGGTCAAGAGATTTTGTATACGTTCATGGATCCGATCACCACGTATACGACGCTTTCCTATCCGATCGAGGCCGACCGCCTGAAAGAAGGCTCGAACCTGATCGCCATCCGCGCCGGCACCAAAACCGGACCGTTCGATGAACGTCCGGAGGAAAACAAGGACGATTTCAAAGTCCGCAACGTGCGGCTTGTCCTTACCGACGGAACCGTTATTTACGACCCGCTTTACGCAGAGCAGCTGAAAGTGCTGAAAATCGGCGATTCGGGAGACACGAACCGGTATTTCGAGTTTAATTTCAACATTCCGGCCGATCGGCTCCATTCCAAAGCTTACAACTGGAGCACGAATGAGGCTGCGGACGGGGAACATACGGTTGAGCTTACAGCAGCTGACAACAGCAAAGTAACGGCGAAAGTAATCGTCGACAACACCGCTCCTACTGTTAATGCAACTGTGACGGAAGGCGAGACCTATCGCGGAGAATTCACGATCGATGCGGCGATTACCGACGCCTTGGCCGGTGTTGCTTCGACTACCGTTACGCTTGACGGCGCGGAGATCACGCTTCCATATGCGACTTCTTCAGGCGCGCTTGCCGGCGGCGAGCACACTCTCGTTATTACGGCAAAGGATAAGGTCGGCAATACGGCGGAGAAAACGATCAAGTTTAACGTGCCGAACGAGAATCCGGACAGCCCCGAGCTGGTAAGTCCGTGGAACGGCGCTGCCGTGACGGATTCCAGCGTCAACCTTTCGGTAAAAGTAAAAGATCCGACGAATGATGCGCTGGATGTCTCGTTTTTCAAAGGATTTAAATATGATGCGAACAGCAAGACCGGTTTTACCGGCTTCCAGGGTCAATCGGACATTGAGCCTCCGAAGCAGATTCAGACGGACGGCGAGACGGAGATGAATGCAAGTGATTATCAACAAATTAGCGCTGCCGACGGCCAATATCTAAAGAATGATTCAACGACGAAGTTCCCATACCACCGCTTCGACATCAAGCTGGACAGCTCGGTGAAGGAGACGGACATTGTGGACATCACCTGGCAAGGAAAATCGCTCAATGAGCGTCAGGTCAGCCTATACGCGTGGCAGCCTGCAAGCGGGCAATGGCAAATGCTCGACACGATTGTGGCGGGAGTTTCGGATTTCACGCTGAAGGCAATGGTTAATGCCGGAGACTTTAATTCAAACGGCACCATTCATGTCATGGTTCAGGATCAAATTGCTTCGAACCAGGGCGACCCTCCTGCGAAGGAGGACCCATACGAATATACATTTGTATGGATGTCCGACACCCAATATTATTCTGCGAGCTACCCGTGGATTTATGAAGGGAACACGCAGTGGATTGCCGACCATCAGCAGGAGCTGAATATTAAATATGTCATTCATACCGGCGATATTGTCGACAACGCCGAAGAGGAATATCAATGGGACAATGCCAATAAAGCGATGAAAACGCTGGAAGACGCCAAAATTCCTTACGGCGTGCTGGCGGGCAACCACGATGTGAGCCATCAAACCGGCGATTACACGAACTATTACAAGCACTACGGCGACCACCGCTTTAAGGATCAGCCGACTTTTGGAGGCTCGTACAAAAATAACCGGGGCCACTACGACTTGATCTCTGCAGGAGGTACCGATTTCATCATTGTTTATATGGGCTGGGGCATCAACAATGAAGATATCGATTGGATGCAGAAAGTCGTTTCCGAGCACCCGGACCGCAAAGCGATCTTGTGCTTCCATGAATATATGCTGGTGTCCAACAATCGGGCTCCGATTGCGGAAAAGGTTTTTGAGCGCGTTGTGAAGCCGAATAAAAACGTCATTGCGGCGCTGAGCGGACATTACCACGACGCCGAGACGCTGATCGACAAAATCGATGACGATGGAGACGGCGTGCCGGACCGCGAAGTGTACCAGATGCTGGCCGATTATCAAGGCGCGCCGGAAGGCGGTCTGGGTTATATCCGCCTGATGCAATTCGATCCGCAGACGAACAAGATTCATATGAAGTCGTATTCGCCTTATTTGAACGATTATAACTTTTACGATCCGAAGGAATTTCCGGACAAAGACGAGTACGATATGAATGTGGACTTGAATCCGATGCTCAAACGGGTGGAAACGGACTATTTCGGCGCTAGAGTATACACCGACCAGTTTATCGGCCAGGCCGAAAACGTGCCGAGCGGACAGCAGGCATCGGCAATGTGGAGCGGTCTCGAATCAAACAAATATTATGAGTGGTTCGCTCTCGCTCATGACGATTACAGCGGCATCACGTTGTCCGATATTTGGGGCTTTGCGACGGGCGAGATCAATCCGGGGAACCCGAATCCGGGGAATCCGGGTCCGGAGAATCCGAATCCGGGGAATCCGAGCCCGGGGAACCCGAATCCAGGGAATCCGAATCCAGGGAATCCGAATCCGGAGAATCCGAATCCAGGGAATCCGAATCCAGGGAATCCGAATCCGGAGAACCCGAATCCGGAGAATCCCAATCCGGGGAATCCGAGCCCGGGGAATCCGAGCCCGGGGAATCCGAGCCCGAGCAATCCGAGCTCTTCCGCTTCGGGAGACAGTTCCGGAACGGTTCGTACAGGCAATGCATTAACGGTCACGTCCCGGACAGACGGAACGTTCGCGCTCGGTGGCGCCGACTTGAAGGCGGCTGTTGCGCAAGCTGTGTCGGGTCAGGTTGAAATCAAGCTGAACGCTGCAGCAGGCGGCGGAGCGAACGCTACTTTGCAGCTGAACGGAGAAGGAATCAGCCAGGCGCAGCAAAGCGGCGTTACGCTCAAAATCGTTACGCCGCAGGCTACGATCGAAATGCCGGCCGGCGCTTTGCCGAACGGCCTCAGCAGTTCCGACTCGATCGTGCTAAGCATTGATACGAGACCAAACGGAACCGGACAGAACGAGATTTCGGGATTAATCGCAAATGACAGCGGCTATCGTTCAACCGGACGTATCTACAATTTGAACCTAACGCTGATTCAAGGCAATAAAGAAACGGCAATTCATACGTTAGCCAAACCGGTTACGATCCGCCAGACGCTTTCCGCCGATCAGCTTTCCGGAATCGATAAGGAATACGCGGGAGTCTACTATTTGAACAACGGGAAGCTCGAATATGTCGGAGGATCGTTCGAGGGCAATGAGCTTGTGTTTACGACGGGCCATTTCTCCACCTTCACGCTGCTGGAATACCGGAAAAATTTTGCCGACATGAAAGGAAACTGGGCGAACAGCTACGTGCAGAAGCTTGCGGCCAAGCATATTGTGACCGGGCTGGACGACACGAGGTATGCGCCGAATCAGGCGGTAACCCGCGCCGACTTCGCGATATTGGCCGTCAGGGCGCTCGGTTACGACAAGCCGCAGGGCGCATCGAACTTCAAGGATGTACCAGCGGGCGCCTATTTCGCTGGTTATGTGGCCAAAGCGGCTGAGCTCGGCCTGATCAAAGGTGAAGGCGGCAGCTACCGTCCGCAAAGCAACATAACACGGGAAGAAGCGATGGTCATTCTGATCCGCGCATATGAGGCGAAGACCGGAGCGAAAGCTCCACATACAACCGGTTCCGTACCGTTCGCGGACATGAAGGACGCTTCCTCCTGGGCGCTACAAGCGATCGGAGCGGGACAATCGCTCGGACTTGTGAGCGGCAAGGAAGGCAATCGTTTCGATCCGAAAGATCAAGTGACGCGCGCCGAAATTGCCAAAATGATTTACGGGCTGTTGAACACGAAAGCTTAA
- a CDS encoding tyrosine-protein phosphatase has product MIDMHTHILPGVDDGAEDWEQAEALARAAAAEGITDIIATPHHEDGKFWNPHEEVLGHVQQLNARLQEAGIAIRIHKGQEIRVHKELLANLEKRELATLAGTSYLLLEMPSGEIPKQMGDLIYELNLMNLRPVIAHPERNAEVVRSPDKLQELIDIGAYGQVTTHSLLGGFGRGIEKAAWSLCRNGLIHLVSSDAHQLKWRGFRLKEAYEQISERMGDNQAAYYRGNAARLLRDEELLPAQPAADTAAGQSGWGRLRGWLQRGGG; this is encoded by the coding sequence ATGATCGACATGCATACGCATATTTTGCCCGGCGTGGATGACGGGGCGGAGGATTGGGAGCAGGCGGAAGCGCTGGCGCGAGCGGCGGCGGCCGAAGGAATTACGGATATCATCGCCACGCCGCATCATGAGGACGGCAAGTTCTGGAATCCGCACGAAGAGGTACTGGGGCATGTGCAGCAGCTTAATGCGCGGCTGCAGGAAGCCGGTATCGCGATTCGGATTCATAAGGGACAGGAAATCCGGGTTCACAAGGAGCTGCTGGCTAATTTGGAGAAACGGGAGCTGGCGACGCTGGCGGGCACTTCATACCTGCTGCTGGAAATGCCAAGCGGCGAAATACCGAAGCAGATGGGCGACCTCATTTATGAGCTCAATCTGATGAACCTGCGGCCGGTCATCGCGCACCCCGAGCGGAATGCGGAGGTCGTTCGTTCGCCTGACAAACTTCAGGAACTGATCGACATCGGAGCTTACGGGCAAGTGACGACGCATTCGCTGCTGGGCGGATTCGGGCGCGGCATCGAGAAGGCGGCCTGGTCGCTATGCCGTAACGGTCTCATTCATTTGGTGTCATCGGACGCCCACCAATTGAAATGGCGCGGTTTCCGCTTAAAGGAAGCGTATGAGCAAATCTCGGAACGAATGGGGGACAATCAGGCCGCTTATTATAGAGGCAATGCGGCCCGGCTGCTGCGCGACGAGGAACTGCTTCCCGCGCAGCCTGCAGCCGATACGGCAGCAGGCCAGAGCGGCTGGGGCCGTCTGCGCGGCTGGCTGCAGCGGGGCGGCGGGTAA